A single region of the Vicia villosa cultivar HV-30 ecotype Madison, WI linkage group LG4, Vvil1.0, whole genome shotgun sequence genome encodes:
- the LOC131599486 gene encoding 23 kDa jasmonate-induced protein-like, with amino-acid sequence MANPFGVVVDNDKLEEMARYIGKTITQEDRAREAMHLINEDDKDAKAAKYVDSVKEYYGDGVSTLCLVYNATGDTISYVTDHDWYGYIGRTPYPTEIGNGQWGAFHHVHETGASSGSEAAVVYRGKTANGNYSDFMLAWSTPWGGWYKNKAYCEMGAVDSFPGRWSDIYPKINNSDYHDKVDRDGIKIDVDTAKGTSPVFKAIIKIPFSP; translated from the exons ATGGCAAATCCCTTTGGTGTCGTTGTCGATAATGATAAATTGGAGGAAATGGCAAGATATATTGGCAAAACAATAACCCAGGAAGATAGAGCAAGAGAAGCTATGCATCTGATTAATGAAGACGATAAGGACGCAAAAGCTGCAAAATATGTAGATTCTGTGAAGGAGTATTATGGTGATGGTGTGTCCACGTTGTGCCTAGTGTACAACGCCACTGGAGACACTATCTCTTATGTTACCGACCACGACTGGTATGGCTACATTGGCCGAACTCCGTATCCTACGGAGATCGGTAATGGGCAATGGGGAGCCTTTCATCATGTCCATGAGACCGGTGCATCCTCCGGTTCTGAAGCTGCCGTCGTGTACCGCGGCAAGACAGCGAATGGAAATTACAGTGACTTTATGCTTGCTTGGTCTACACCTTGGGGAGGTTGGTACAAAAACAAG GCTTACTGTGAGATGGGTGCAGTTGACAGTTTTCCAGGGCGTTGGAGTGATATATATCCTAAGATAAATAATAGCGATTATCACGATAAAGTTGACAGGGACGGGATCAAGATAGATGTTGATACTGCTAAAGGCACAAGTCCAGTGTTTAAGGCAATCATTAAGATCCCTTTTAGTCCATGA
- the LOC131599487 gene encoding 23 kDa jasmonate-induced protein-like, with amino-acid sequence MSAFGVPITDETLKAMSRYKGKTITQEDRAREAVRLIHSEDKNLNALNHTLTLKSSYGDGVSTLCLLYNATGDTLEIVDGQKQDWHGSVEKEEPPRSFDNGQWVAFLHTHPTSGTYGCEAARVYRGKNIKGDVRDFLVAWSTPWGSIQNAAYTEVREKDHFPPHWDYIKGQKLEQAGKITKDDDEYLASTVSIGGITSPEFIAILQHKFSPLP; translated from the exons ATGAGTGCTTTTGGAGTACCAATAACAGATGAAACCTTAAAAGCTATGTCGAGGTATAAAGGCAAAACAATAACACAAGAAGATAGAGCAAGAGAAGCAGTGAGGCTGATCCATTCAGAAGACAAAAATTTGAATGCTCTCAACCATACATTGACTCTTAAGTCTAGTTATGGTGACGGAGTTTCCACACTTTGTCTTCTCTATAATGCTACTGGGGATACCCTTGAGATCGTGGATGGCCAAAAACAGGATTGGCATGGTTCTGTTGAGAAGGAGGAGCCGCCTCGGTCCTTCGACAACGGCCAGTGGGTCGCTTTCCTCCACACACATCCAACCTCGGGAACTTATGGTTGCGAAGCTGCTCGGGTATACCGTGGAAAGAATATTAAAGGAGATGTGCGTGACTTCCTGGTTGCTTGGTCTACCCCATGGGGCTCCATACAAAATGCA GCTTACACCGAGGTCCGTGAAAAGGATCATTTTCCACCTCATTGGGATTACATTAAAGGGCAAAAGCTAGAACAAGCTGGCAAAATCACAAAGGATGATGACGAATACCTTGCCTCAACAGTCAGTATTGGTGGCATCACTTCGCCAGAATTCATTGCAATACTCCAGCACAAATTTAGTCCATTGCCATGA